One Antedon mediterranea chromosome 1, ecAntMedi1.1, whole genome shotgun sequence genomic window, taagcatttcacatTTGTCAAAAAATTGTGCACTGCGAGCACgcttttgtaaaataaaaactaaccgtCTACTAAACCGGTTACAATGCCAATACCGTCAACTGAACGGTTTTGATCAATACTATGCTGTTCGTACTAAATCTAATAAATACAATAGCATGTGTATGTTACGATGCGTTGTGCGATAGCCAACTcatcaaagtgacgagttcaaatctagttttgttcccttttgtttgttttggcTACCAACATTTTGCTTTCTTGGCGATGCCACCATTATTTGGAACTAAATATTATATGATAAACGTTCGACCACCCTATCTAAATTTCTTGTGTCTTCTCCCTACACATGCCTATAAATCAGACTGTTATatctattatattttgttaGCTGGAGGGGATGATAAGAAAAAGGATGACGATAAGAAGAATGCTCAAGATGCTGGTACCTCACAAATGGGCATGCCAGTGTCGAGCATGCCAGGAATGATGCCAGGAATGATGCCAGGAGCACCAATGATGGGTGGCATGATGCCTGGACAGATGCCAATGCCGCCTATGCCTCCTATTCCTGGATTACCTGGAATGCCTCCGTTCGGAATGATGCCTGGGTAAATTGtgtttctttaaaaatgtatacatactCAACAGTTataggatggataaactatattGTTATTCACCCACTAGGTCAAGATTAGCCtttggattggaaggcaagtTACCCACTAATCTAAAGCTCTACAATTTTGTTGAagaaaattacttttttttttccaaaatgtcaagtataatataaagaaaCCTTCTATGGCTTGGATTGTAGTTAGTTATTAGAAAACAGAGATTGCCATATTGTATTAAGTGGAACCCTTGATACAATTGCAGAATGAGCATGCCAATGCTTGGACCAATGCCTCCAATGATGCGTAACATGGGACCAGGAATGATGCCCGACATGATGAGACCACCCATTATGAGACCACCAGTACCAACAACATCATCAGTTAATATATCGGCTCCTAACAATGTCAATTTACCTTCAACTGTACCATCTCCATCCAGTCAGGCTAAACCACTGTTTCCAAGTGCGGCAGCTGTAAGTTTACTCGTTTTAAGTTAGCATCATCTGTGACTAAAGGAGGCTAAACACATTAGTCTGTAACTTTCTCAATTGCCAATCATCGAAAGTTACAGAATTTTGTTACAATTTTGGTCCTGTCATTGTGAATAATTAATTTCCATAATGTTGCAAGAAAATTCCTGTCATATTTTTAGATTTAAGCTTGTTTAATCAATACAGTAGATTAAGTTAAGTTACAACACCCACCAAAGAGCCCCCCTTGCTAATGTTATCCCCTGTATATTGTTCCTCGTTCGTTTTATGGCACAATGTTTGTTGTAATAGGGAGGTTTATGTATTTCAGATTCCCTCCATAATAATTGTGGAATTTCTATTTCAGACTACTACTAGTGACCCTTCCATGATAGGTCCTAAGATAACCCAGTCAAGTGGACCAGTAATGAAGGCACCACCACAAGTCAGTACTCCTCAGCAGCAGTCATCTAGTGCTGCTATCACATCGGCTCCCACTACCGTCAAAGCGGCTCCAACCATTGGCAAAGTGTCAAGCTCAAGTGCTACCAGTAAAATTATGCATCCTGACGAAGACATCTCATTAGTGCGTTTATGTCTCTCTTGTTACAtacgttaagctctgtctaggctatcaaactttatgcgaaaaaaatgtgatgacgTTACATCATCCTATTTTCATCCAAATTTTTtggtcatataaagtttgaaagtgtagatagagctttataaCTGTAATTGACACCTCATaattttattcatcatcaaaaTTATAATACATAATCCAAAAAATGGAATCGTCTtagaatataattttttatttattttacttatataATGATTCTTGTATGTAGGAAGAAATAAGGTCAAACTTATCGAAGTATGCCAGGCTTAAATCAGACTCACAGTTAATGATGGGGCAACGAACACCACAAGGAATGGCAGGTTTGATGGGGCATTCCCCAATCACTAGACCATCACCACCAGGTAATGCTGACttagtttattatttaaaaacaaaaaaaaactgagAAGAGATTAAGGTAAAGCTTTATAAATATATGTGGCACTTCTGACGTTAATAACTCAATTAATTACTTTCCCAAAACCAGACATCATTGGACCTGATGAAAGCAGACATCATTGGATTTGCCCAAAATGGCTGGTTTTATGCAAAGTTTACTTTTCAGAATATATTTCAAATAGTCTGGAGCCAGTTTGAGAACTTAGGAAAAGCTGGAATCAACTTTGCATCTAATTAtaaatgtgttttgttttaGGGAATGCACCTGTTAGTATGGGTATGGGAGTACATCAGATGTCAATGCAGTCCCCAACAGGTAAGACTGTGTACAGTTTATTTAagtttaatgaaatatttactttattacAACTGGGGATTCTGTAATAATTCTGTAATGCAATGTCTCGTACACCTTTAGGCATGCCAAGAGGAGTTCAGATGGGCCAGTCAAGGCCTATGTACCAATCACCAGGCATGATGCAACAACCACAGCAGAGGATGCAATCTGGGCCTAGACCAGCACATATTCAACAACTACCACACATGATGCGGCCTGGCAATGGTAGGTTCTGAATTACAGAACATTCTAAAATCCCATAAACTCAACAATATTGTTCAAACAACATCTGTGAAACTTCTATTCAGTGTCAAATATACTGGAATTATTGTGCAGAAAAATTTCCACTAGTATTGAAAAAGATTTTAATACAGGTGTCCCCTTTATTCCTTTATGAACTgaatatatgttttatacacCTGTATGTAAATATGTCATGTGCCATTATTGACCTTCTATGTTGATTTCTTGTATCGTTTTAAAGTTTGATGATTGGTCAGTTATCATTTCAGGGTAAGTTACCGACCATAGAGACTGgctattttaaacttttataggaaaataaatattttgaaaatttacTTGATTGATAACTACATGATTTAATAAAGtgcttatttattaaaatgtttacaaatctCATGAATGGATATAATCTTAACATATTTCTGAGGTTTGAGAGTTCCAAGTTCTTTCGAAAAATTTCTGAAAAAGGTATGTTTAAAACgtttaaaaataaactgaatTCAATTAATGCTTGAATTGTCATGCATAATCATCTTTCTACTATAATTGCAAGATAAGTTTTGTTAGTCAGTTGTGCTGTAAAGGTTAGTAAAATCATAATATGTTGGGTATCATCACAAACTATATGGTTAATGACATGTCGCTCTTGTCATTGGATGCCCAAAATGAGGCTGTTGCAACTGTATACAATTGTTActtttacattataataaatatcaaATCAGATGTGATTTAAAATACAAACTCAACAATTATAATTTGCTCTGGGATATGTTTTGGTCTTACTCTACAATAGAACCCCTACTTTTGGACACCATTCAAAGTACACTGTGAGAGGCAATATATGGTgaacccctatttaggggataCTTTGTTGGTCATCacagtgtccccttaaaaggGGTTTCTGCTGTAGTCATTTTGTGATGAGACCTCTCATTATGCCTCACATTCTTAATTatcataatatattatgtaactgtaatgtaatttacattattttatttgaatgtgGATTTGGCGATTATGTACTACTAATTTTATTGTATGGTAGGTGTATAATAGTAAGTGAGGTTTAGCATTCaacaatttcttttattataaGGTAAGGCAAAATTAATGTGCCAGTCTATTGTATTcttgtaaaagaaaaaaaaacattaaaatcaattttgtaaTTCCAAGTATTCTTTTATTACATCTTGGTTGAATTGGATTGAAATGGCTTTTTGACATTTTAATGTTCAATTAACAATCAAAAATAAACAACTGTTAACAGCATTCTGACTGatagaataataaaattatatattttcaacAAATTTTCATTTctgaaaaacattattaaacatttaatatattaacacacagaaaaagtaaaaaaattgttaaactTTACAGATTTTTCACACTGCCCTTAATGTAAACACAACACTAAACAATATGTTCTGGTTTTTCAGTCATATGTTACAGAactgtttatttaatattcaattggCATATTAATTTGTGTGTATAAGCCCTTTGTGTTTATGATGtatatttgaaatttatttgAGAACCAATATTGAAAGGTAGGTTTAATTACTAGCTCATCTGCATCAATATGTTGTATCTATTAATTAATAGACCTAAAATTAATCTATTATGTACATTTGTCAAGCAGGTATGCGATTCAATTAGCATAGAACTTTTAGAAATTTAGTAGTGAAATAACTTTCAATCTTTCTTGTTTTGGAAttgttgtttacttttttaGATTCGTCTTCAGGAATTGATAAGGTACGATGTATTACAATGTTAGATGATAAGAATGTACAATAAACCAATTAAGATCACTTGTTTTTGTCTCTTATATTCAATTCACAGCTTCTGCTGTTGGGCTTCTTTTAAACTATGACTCTACATTTATTTCTAGTCAGGAATTTGAATTTAACATGCTATAAGCATTTACTAATTTATATTCGTTATCTTCTGGGCCTCAAGTCCAGAGGTAGGAGTGTGGTGGGTGCAGTTGGCCTATCAGAGGCAGGAGAGTGGGATGGATTGCAGTTAACAACTTATTCAGATTACTTTATAATTAAGTTTGGAGTCATAGTTTAATTTCAAGTCCCCAACAAATTGTTGGTGAATTGATTGTGTCATAATCTGCATTCAACATTACAATATAACTAATCCTTGGGGACACTTCCCATGATATGTACAAGGGCAATATATCTTCACACTACAGCCAAGCCATTCAAGGTACACTTCCCGTGaaacaaacatttgaaataaaattaaggAGAAACTTGTGGGTCCTGAAAGTGGCTATTTGTGTATTACTTTATTTGCATACATTACAAATGGTTATTAAGTAACAATGTGAAACACAATTAATAGGAACTGTTTTCTGACAAAACAGGTGTATAATTCCATCCCCCATCAACTTTGAGAAACTGACTTCTCCACCTGTGTTCtgttaatacaaattttaatctGCGTTTCTTTAGGAAATTTTGTTAGTAACATGTGAAGTAAAGCAAAAATATCAAGACATCTGCCAACACATTTGAAGTATTAgtataaaatgtaaaacaaagtATTCTTTCTGCACTTTTTCCTTAGAATCTGAAGCCATACTCAGCTGATTTTAAGTTGAACTCTTCCCTCAAAGGCAAGTTTAAACTATTTAACTCATCTTCACAGCAAATTTTAAATGCTGTTGGACTTTACGTCCCCAACTTAGGTTGGCGAAGATTTCAAATTGGCTGTTTTTTTAGTATTAGTGTATTGTGTACAATAATCTAACCACGATCTCTGCAAAAtgctttttgtttcatttttttttgtttcggTTTCCAATCGGTTTACTTTCACAGCAAAACAATTTGTTGTTGAACTCTTTTGTTGAGTTGGTAAAAATGATGTCCttaacatacagtacacacacaaacaattgttttcatttatattgacattacaaaataacttcatTGACATTAAACAACTATTCAATTGACAGCAGTGTTTTAGGGAGGGACTTGTACATTGCAATATTCATATTTGGTCATTTAGATGATGAATGGTAGAACCCGTCCTTTAAAGCATAGGCTTTCTAATCATACTTAGAGGCACCCATAGTATGGCAAACCTTGGTGGGTCATGAAGGTATTGTAGTGTGGGCTTCTATGGTATCATACACTTAAATCCGCACATTATCTATGTGGTTTGGGAGTTGTAGTCATACCTTGGTGATTTCCTGccattttatcttttttttcagCATGTTTTACCAAACCAAAGCACTGTACAATACTAATGCAAATGATAAAACCATAAACACCTAGTTAATTATTTGCCCATGCTTTTAATATAACCTGTAATTTTAACAACTGAGCACAAAGCAAGTTAGTGCTTCAGAGACAATCCCATTAAACATTGTGAAAAGGGAAATTTTAAGATGCATTTTAGATAGTGAGAGTTAAAGATCAAAAACTTTGAGCACTGACTATGTTTTGttctaaaataaacatttggTTTGTCAAAATTccatacatttaaaaaaaaaaccaaaacaagtGTCAGCTTGGTAAATAAATGACcctatgtatatattttatatcttgattattaaaaaatgaaatactacTAAATAGGAAATAAACAATGTTTGTCTTTGGTGCTCAAAGAGTTGCTGCATGTGGCCTGGTACCATATAGTAAGTACTGCTCAACATTAGAACCAGAAAGGTTTAGTTTTGCataaaaaaacaaccaaaatgCTACAACAAACTTAAAACTATAAAGTCAATCTGTATTGGATTTGATCTTAAAGTAAGCATGAATTACCTtctttcaaacattttaaacagtAACATTGGCTGCTGACATGACTAGGAGGTTTACGTGTTGGGGGAACTGAAATGATAAATACTGTGTCTTGCTATGAATGGACCTCTTTGCATGGATTATACCCGCCGCGTTCAGTAGTGCTTGTTCATGTGAGTGCCCAGTTAACTGATAACCATCATAGTCTGTTTTTCAGATACAATGACCGGTTGATTTGTAATTGTATAAAGCAGGCAAGTGAATTAGTAAttgtcttgttattgttattcaCAGTACATTTTTTGGTTAGTACTGTTGGACTGTTTGTCCCCAACATGATCACATCGACATGTTCGGCGAATTTTTATGTCATTGAAATGTATGCATGTTGACAGTATTTTCCAAATATACTATCATTCGTGATGGACTGTTAATGTtaaactatcttttgcattgtcaAGAACACAACTACTGTAGTGTCAACTACCAAAATGTTGTGTAAAAGTATAACAAGTTTATTTTTCTTCTGATGCTCAACAACTGATGAACTGTGGCATGTGTGTTCAGGTCAGTtaaaatttacataacaattgCATTTGTTTTTCCCTGAATGCAAATGGATGTTGACAAAGAAAAATGTGGTCTTTTACCACAGAATATAAGGAAGTGCATCGTTGTAGACTTTGGAATTATTAATTGCAAAAAACAATACTTGCCTAGCAACTTGAATAAAGGAAGtgataaataaaaactgaaTTATGAACAATCTGGGATCATGTGTGTaggtatacactgtataaaaGAGGTAGCACTCTGATGCAGAAATGTTGAACAAAGTGTATTCATTTACGCCAGTATGACCAAGAGTGCCACACGTGATGGTTTTTATACATCTAAGTTTAAACGTAATAATGAATCTATTTGACCAAAGTTCACCTTGTGGTATACCAAAATAATTTGTGGTTTTTGTTGCAtaaaaggccaatttacatagcggaaaacaaaaatatagaatgtatgttatttcttatgaccatttacacaaaacgcaGAACAGACGGGCTGTTAAGTGGAAACCTGCTCATGATAGATACAGGCTCtacatgggacaagctacgcggttacTGTTACCACTCGTCTTTGTAAATTAGCCTTTAAATTGTTGGAAATGACTAGgcaaaataaatggaaatacGGTACAAGTAATTGCTTGTTTTGTACTTTATTGAGTGCAGTGTGTGTCTATATAACATTCTACCATTTAGAAGAGGTTCTTTGGTTTAAAATGGCTCATCAGTCATTATTTGCTaaaaatagtactgtacatttttcaattattaacaaaaataaagattaaaattcaaataTTGCTTTAGAGTAACAAATGGAAGAATTAAaagctataaaaataatatatattaatatcttTATGCTGATACCAGTGCAAGGTGGCTAGACTCTTGCAGCTTCTAAAATGTTACATATGCTGGATGTTTCCTTGAGCTAAAGAATGCTTTAAACCAAAGAGTCTTTCCTGAATCCAACCACTGATTCTAATACTTGCACCTTTTTGTCTACTCATCTTTCACTACCATCTTCAACATCTTCAGAGCCATATCTGGGGCATCAGATGGAACCTTTTGAAATAAAAGGGATTTAATTGATCTTTAACTTTTCTTCATATATTGCAGATAAATAATAGTAATGcccaatttaatattattaagtgCAAAATGCAGGGCGCCTGCAAGCGCTGAACAGAAAATGTAAAGCACAACATTGAATCATTTCCACTGTCAAGGGTGAAGAGAGTAGGGAGCCTTGGATTTGAGATGACTGATGACCTATTAGGTCAATCGATGTGTCATCAGTCATCATCTAGAACTAGAAACCATCTAAATTGTACCAAGGTCCCAATATCTTCACATGTGCACAATCAATGACGTAATTTCTACCTAGTTCGAGCCATGTGGTTATAGCGCTTTAGAGAACATTTAATTTGCTTTAGTGCTATACATTATTGATGAATTAACATTATTTGTTccaaatcgaaagctccctaatAGCTGCTAAACCATACTCCAGCATCCCATGAAAGcccattgttgttttttgtaaagttCTGCAAATCAAGCAtaaccttaagctctgtctacactatcaaactagtttgaaaaagtgtgatgttcccaaatatggggTGTtctatgcccaaatatggtattatgacttcatcatatccatatatgggcacctcacataaagtttgatgtagacagggctttagtcTTGGCAACTCTACAATATTCTTAAAAGGTACACACACATTACAGATACCCACCATATGTCCTGCATTCATGATCCAGTAAAAACTGAAATTCTTGAATGTTTTGACAAAAGCCTTTGTTTGAGTGCCAGTTGTGTACAACGGTGTCCACTTCAATGCATCAAAGCTAGACAGGCCAGGCCACGTAAGTTTTTCCACCCATAATTCAGTACCTAGGAATAGAGTAGTTTATTAGTAGGCCCTAGTATTATCAGAGACAATTGTTGTACAGGTATTATACCACTTTCACATCGCCTAACAATATTATACTTGTGGCATGACTTTAATAAATTGATTTCATCATTTTATTACTCAGTTTCACAAGAAAGCAAAatctatatttacatttttatgtatCTATTGTTACCTGGAGTGTCGCATATAAGGTCCAGTTGTCCATTGTACACCACAACTTTAACGGTAGAGTTAGTCAGAAGGTCATCAACtatataatgttaataatatttgttaaataGTGCCATTAAATATAAGAAATTTTTcaataactattttattttaggggTGTGCCCTTTCTAAATCTGCCTGATGCCCCAGTACACAATTTGTAAAATTGTATGTATCTTAGCCtaggtcaagggttatataaTAAGGTGGGGTAATTCCCATGTGTATTCTGAATGTAGAGggatgagctgttaggagctcattgtactaagcctccgCATTAGGTGGTAGgttggccagttcctttccatgcTGCCTTATCCTCCACTGGTACTCGTTTTACAGAtcagtggactgggagttgttgGGAAATGAACCCGAGTCTCTCTGTACGACAATCGAGTGTCCTAGCCACTCGGCTACCCAAATCCATACATAATAAAGAAACctataaaatatgaaatcaaGAACCTATACTGTACCTATGTCAATGACTGGTTTCATGAAGTCTCCTGCTTGCTTTGCAAACACTGCATTTGCCTGAGCTGTAAACAGTAAACATTTGCATTGAAAGACCAATGGTAAGTAATTAACATATGTATACCTTAATTTGAATTTCTTAgtgattatttaaatattaatagacCTACTATAAAAGTTGCCTTGCATTTTTACCATATACTCAACACAGAATATCAATAAATTGTATAACATACCACCCCATGTGACATTGTCAGGAATGCCTAGCTTCTTTTTGATTGGTCCATTCATAAGTTCCGTTAGTGGGTCACTTTCAAACCGTGACACGTGTCTCAAATACAAATGTTCTGTAATTGGAAAGGAATATTttagaaatgtttttatttattatcagtgACTTTGTGTTTTAACAAACTACAAATAGGTAAACTCAAAATGATGAACACTTTAAATGCCGCGTTTGTTGCACTTACTCAATTCTGGTGGTAAATGAGAAGCCTTCTTCATTGAAAATAGATTATTAGTGTTGTCATGTAAAAGAATGTTGTAGAAATCTACATTATCTGTGttctataaaaataatcattCATAATTCATAAATTGTATATTTGATAAAAGTCATCTTCATAGTAAAACTGAATTGTGATCAATTTGTACATAGTCATTTCCAACaatgattttaaaaaggggttTGGCTGAACCATAAAAATCCTAAAAAATATACCTCAGCAATGACTGTTTCTGTTGCACCCCACAGCTGGGTTGCCTTCTCATAGTCGCCATCATTGTAAGCATTTTCTGTGGCATTGGCAGATTTTTTAACCAAGGCTAGTCCTCTCTTGTCCAGAAGTGACTAAAATAGAGAAGAAACAAAGTAAGTTAAAttgacaataattaaaacttataTTTTTATGCATATGTTATTTAGTTTGTTTGTTTCCCAACTACATGCCTCCCCTTTTATTATATTGAGaaataaattcatttgtttaatgaaattgagtctgaaaatatgttatttatcaATACTTACAGTTTGATACAAGTAAGGTCCCCATGTGTTTACataatctgtttaaaaaaaaaatgaagaaaaacactttaataaattaaaataaacataaaaatatcaaattaatataataaagaataatgtattaaatcaaattagaaattgttccaaatattatttaataatttttaataaaaaaaaaagaaatataattaaataaacctTTGCAAATTATTTTTCTCAATGATGGAATAAAACTATTTATCCAAACACAAATAGTTACATTGCAATAGGAGCTGTTGACAACTACATAATACAGTAAGTACTTTAATTTAACACACTATTGTTCCCtaagggtattgctaaacaccgcaaaccccacaaacctccaaaaaaacatagcaaaccccatcgaaccaacataaaagtgattgaatcatgtagtgtacaacccactgggtatataaattattaaatttctactgttaactacttatttttggggataaaacataattttttggttaaaaattagcaatcatttttgaccaaaaaatgatgttttaccccaaaaataagtagttaacagtagaaatttaatttttttttttcatggatatacccagtgggttgtacactacatgattcaatcacttttatgttggttcgatggggtttgctatatttttttttaggtttgcagggtttagcaatcatttttgaccaaaaaatgatgttttaccccaaaaataattagttaacagtaaaaatgcattattttttttacagggatatacccagtgggttgtacactacatgattcaatcacttttatgttggttcgatggggtttgctatgtttttttggaggtttgcgggggtttgcggtgtttagcaatacccttcCCTTATTCCAGGTGGTCTAATTTACATGTTACTCAACAGTTGGTGCATACAAACAACAGCTCTGGGTTTCTT contains:
- the LOC140063548 gene encoding BUB3-interacting and GLEBS motif-containing protein ZNF207-like; the protein is MGRKKKKIVKPWCWYCNRDFDDEKILIQHQKAKHFKCHICHKKLYTGPGLQIHCMQVHKENIDKVPNAVPGRHDIEIEIYGMEGIPEADLKSHQEKVAAGGDDKKKDDDKKNAQDAGTSQMGMPVSSMPGMMPGMMPGAPMMGGMMPGQMPMPPMPPIPGLPGMPPFGMMPGMSMPMLGPMPPMMRNMGPGMMPDMMRPPIMRPPVPTTSSVNISAPNNVNLPSTVPSPSSQAKPLFPSAAATTTSDPSMIGPKITQSSGPVMKAPPQVSTPQQQSSSAAITSAPTTVKAAPTIGKVSSSSATSKIMHPDEDISLEEIRSNLSKYARLKSDSQLMMGQRTPQGMAGLMGHSPITRPSPPGNAPVSMGMGVHQMSMQSPTGMPRGVQMGQSRPMYQSPGMMQQPQQRMQSGPRPAHIQQLPHMMRPGNESEAILS
- the LOC140063546 gene encoding retinoid-inducible serine carboxypeptidase-like, with protein sequence MFLKLSKLIFLLSIINISYYTEAVLDEGKNRSKCRSNGDKKLTEPDQDWGYVNVRPDAYMFWWLYFSTIKPYYSSAPLVIWLQGGPGGSSTGFGNFEEIGPLDVNLNPRNSTWVQAANILFIDNPVGTGYSYVTNDNAYTTNVDEIAVDLVTLLKQFYVKHSEFKTIPLYIFCESYGGKMTAAFSQAILKEMKEGRLSVDFRGLALGDSWISPIDYVNTWGPYLYQTSLLDKRGLALVKKSANATENAYNDGDYEKATQLWGATETVIAENTDNVDFYNILLHDNTNNLFSMKKASHLPPELKHLYLRHVSRFESDPLTELMNGPIKKKLGIPDNVTWGAQANAVFAKQAGDFMKPVIDIVDDLLTNSTVKVVVYNGQLDLICDTPGTELWVEKLTWPGLSSFDALKWTPLYTTGTQTKAFVKTFKNFSFYWIMNAGHMVPSDAPDMALKMLKMVVKDE